The following DNA comes from Notolabrus celidotus isolate fNotCel1 chromosome 12, fNotCel1.pri, whole genome shotgun sequence.
AAAGATAGTGCaacttttagataacttttcttttcatgttttgaaCGGTAGAATGAGTCAGTTTCCCCCTTTGTTTTGCTTCCTCGTGAACCTTGGCACTAAGATTGGATTTTTGTGAgtctcttgttttgttgtgttctctgtaagTCCTTGATTCTCAGTTATCGCTTTGTGCACAGATCCCGGTccgaaaaaaaagaaaaaaagaacaaaaataaaaatatcattcTCAGTTCCAAGGGACAAAGCCGTCACCCGAGGGGGCAAGAAAAAGCAAATTGTTTCAATCTGTTCTCGCAGAATGTTTCTTTCTCATgttgaacaaaaagaaaacagctctCAGAGCAGTGCATACATCCTGCCCCAGCTGTGCTAGCGCTTTGAATTACTAACATTGGAAAGAAAGTGAAATTAAATCAACGGTTGGTTctctttccttgttttgttgttgctaAGGTTGATATTTGTGCATGGGAGTGAGGAAAGAGGacatgagagagacagagagacagagagagcgatAGAGAGACCACTGCTTAcaggggtgaggaggaggaggagagacagttTCTAGTCCGGGTGGGTTCTCCACCTGCACCCTACCCTTCTCTTCACACCAGGTCCTCTGGTTGGCCGTCCTTGGCCTTGGCAGGTACTATTGTGCTTTCTGATTGGCTCTGCTGCTGGATCGTCCTGCCCCCCGGCCCCCCCACCCTCTGGTTATTGCTGTGCTGGTGTAGAAAGAATGCTGAGCCAGGGTAGTGACCCATCACCTCGCTGTACGCTGGCGGGGGGCCCTCCATGCGCCCGTGGCTGCTGGAGTTGGCCACACTGATGCCAGAGTTACTGCTGGGCGGCCTTGGACCGCCTCCTCCCATtcctccccctccaccccccaccccacccagGCTCCCGCCTCCTCCCATGTCGATCAAGTCACTGTCATAGATGGTCCGGTTGGGCGGTGCCCTCACCGACTCTCGGTTGAGTTCCATCTGTTGCTCGGGGTCGCGGAGCTGCAGGGTACAGGGACCCTGGTACGGTGGGGGCTCCTCGCCATCCGACAGCGAGATTGTGGGT
Coding sequences within:
- the LOC117822923 gene encoding low-density lipoprotein receptor class A domain-containing protein 4-like; the protein is MQNLTAPGGPGNSNVTCSCNCTVSQPQGMEISELEFVQIVIIIVVMTVMVVVIICLLNHYKLSTWSFITRQSQARRHDHALQQDGCLWPSDSGSRQGASEVLYAPQARDRFTAPSFMQRDRFSRFQPTYPYLQHQIDLPPTISLSDGEEPPPYQGPCTLQLRDPEQQMELNRESVRAPPNRTIYDSDLIDMGGGGSLGGVGGGGGGMGGGGPRPPSSNSGISVANSSSHGRMEGPPPAYSEVMGHYPGSAFFLHQHSNNQRVGGPGGRTIQQQSQSESTIVPAKAKDGQPEDLV